A genomic region of Candidatus Marimicrobium litorale contains the following coding sequences:
- a CDS encoding SDR family oxidoreductase, whose product MTIDFSQLFSISGKTALVTGGSRGIGEMIAAGFLASGCKVYISSRKADVCEATAARLAREYGGECIALPADLSTVVGAQALAAELAKREQRLDILVNNAGASWGAPIDEFPENGWDKVMDTNVKGVFFLTQKLLPLLRVAGDADDPARVINIGSVDGLQSSQFDVFSYGASKAAVHHLTRFLAAHLTRENIICNAIAPGPFPTWMLSTGVGFGGATEDVDWESVGNANPRGRVGTAEDIAGLAIYLCSRAGAYVVGETICCDGGSVNTA is encoded by the coding sequence ATGACAATTGATTTTTCGCAACTGTTCAGCATCTCAGGAAAGACCGCGCTGGTAACCGGCGGGTCCCGCGGCATCGGTGAGATGATTGCCGCCGGTTTTCTGGCCAGTGGCTGCAAGGTGTATATCAGTTCGCGCAAGGCGGATGTCTGTGAAGCGACGGCTGCGCGCTTGGCACGGGAGTATGGTGGTGAGTGCATAGCGCTGCCGGCAGACCTGTCCACCGTCGTCGGCGCGCAAGCCTTGGCTGCTGAGCTGGCGAAGCGCGAGCAGCGGCTGGACATTCTAGTTAACAATGCCGGTGCCTCTTGGGGTGCTCCCATCGACGAGTTTCCGGAGAACGGCTGGGACAAGGTGATGGATACCAATGTAAAGGGCGTATTTTTCCTGACCCAGAAGTTGTTGCCACTGTTGCGTGTCGCCGGGGACGCCGACGACCCCGCCCGGGTGATCAATATCGGTTCAGTGGATGGTCTGCAGTCTTCTCAATTTGATGTGTTCAGCTACGGCGCCTCCAAAGCAGCTGTGCATCACCTGACCCGCTTTCTCGCGGCTCACCTGACCCGTGAGAACATCATCTGCAACGCTATTGCCCCTGGCCCATTCCCCACCTGGATGTTGAGCACTGGCGTGGGCTTTGGCGGTGCCACCGAGGACGTAGATTGGGAGAGCGTGGGGAACGCAAACCCCAGGGGACGTGTGGGCACGGCAGAAGACATAGCCGGCCTGGCCATCTATCTCTGTTCGCGCGCGGGAGCCTACGTGGTGGGCGAAACCATTTGCTGTGATGGTGGTTCAGTAAACACCGCTTGA